In Effusibacillus pohliae DSM 22757, a genomic segment contains:
- a CDS encoding TlpA family protein disulfide reductase, producing MPMRLGSPMPSLEGATEWFNTDGFDPDSLRNHPVLVHFWAVSCHICHEVMPEVVSYRDLYKEHGLKLVGVHMPKQESDTDLEKVKKDIADYRITQPVAVDNLHKITDAFQNQFVPAFFLFDKEGKLYFRAAGDKGFQNLKPKIEQLLGISHS from the coding sequence ATGCCAATGCGACTGGGCAGCCCGATGCCCTCTCTGGAGGGAGCGACCGAGTGGTTCAACACGGACGGGTTCGATCCCGACAGCCTTCGGAATCATCCCGTGCTGGTCCATTTCTGGGCGGTATCCTGCCATATCTGCCATGAAGTGATGCCGGAAGTCGTATCGTATCGCGACCTGTACAAGGAACATGGACTGAAGCTGGTGGGCGTGCACATGCCGAAGCAGGAAAGCGACACCGACCTGGAAAAAGTGAAAAAAGACATCGCCGACTACCGCATCACGCAACCGGTTGCAGTCGACAATCTGCACAAGATTACCGACGCATTTCAAAATCAGTTCGTGCCCGCCTTCTTCCTGTTTGACAAGGAAGGAAAGCTATATTTCCGAGCAGCGGGCGATAAAGGATTTCAAAATCTGAAACCGAAAATCGAGCAGTTGCTGGGCATCTCCCACTCATAA
- a CDS encoding YetF domain-containing protein, whose amino-acid sequence MDVRKPFYLIERGKIVYSNLIEIGRTEPWIRERLQDLQVYDIRQVRYAHLDSEGTLHVHIRT is encoded by the coding sequence ATGGATGTTCGAAAGCCGTTTTATTTGATCGAGCGGGGGAAAATTGTCTACAGCAATCTGATCGAAATCGGCCGGACCGAGCCGTGGATCCGGGAGCGGCTGCAGGATCTGCAGGTGTATGACATCCGGCAGGTGCGGTATGCCCATCTCGACAGCGAGGGAACATTGCACGTCCATATCAGGACATAG
- a CDS encoding ArsJ-associated glyceraldehyde-3-phosphate dehydrogenase: MTIRVGINGFGRIGRNVFRAAMNNPEIEVVAVNDLTDAETLAHLLKYDSVHGILDAEVEGREGSLFVNGKQIQVLAEREPSNLPWGELGVDIVVESTGRFTDKAKAEAHITGGGAKKVIISAPAKDEDITIVMGVNEDKYDPQAHHVISNASCTTNCLAPFAKVLHEKFGIKHGLMTTVHSYTNDQQILDLPHKDLRRARAAALSIIPTSTGAAKAVALVLPELKGKLNGFAMRVPTPNVSVVDLNAEVEKPTTVEEVNAVLKEAAEGPLKGILGYSEKPLVSSDYNGNPHSSVIDSLSTMVIDGTMVKVVSWYDNEWGYSNRVVDLIDYIAKRSF, encoded by the coding sequence ATGACAATTCGTGTCGGGATTAACGGTTTTGGACGCATTGGGAGAAACGTATTTCGGGCTGCGATGAACAACCCAGAGATCGAAGTGGTTGCCGTCAACGATTTGACCGATGCCGAAACCTTGGCGCATCTGCTGAAATATGACAGCGTGCACGGCATTCTGGACGCGGAAGTGGAAGGCAGAGAAGGTTCTCTGTTTGTCAACGGCAAGCAGATTCAGGTACTGGCCGAGCGGGAACCGAGCAATCTGCCGTGGGGCGAACTGGGCGTTGACATCGTCGTGGAATCGACCGGCCGCTTCACCGACAAAGCGAAGGCGGAAGCGCACATCACCGGCGGCGGAGCGAAAAAAGTGATCATTTCCGCGCCGGCGAAAGATGAAGACATCACGATCGTGATGGGAGTCAACGAGGACAAATACGATCCGCAAGCACATCATGTGATTTCCAACGCATCCTGCACGACCAACTGTTTGGCACCTTTTGCCAAAGTGCTGCACGAGAAATTCGGAATCAAGCACGGTCTGATGACAACCGTCCACTCGTATACCAACGACCAGCAGATCCTCGACCTGCCCCACAAGGATCTGCGGCGTGCACGGGCGGCTGCATTGAGCATCATTCCGACATCGACCGGGGCGGCGAAAGCGGTCGCGCTGGTGTTGCCGGAGTTGAAGGGCAAGCTGAACGGGTTTGCGATGCGGGTGCCGACTCCGAACGTATCGGTGGTGGACCTCAACGCGGAAGTGGAAAAACCGACCACCGTCGAAGAAGTCAATGCGGTTCTGAAAGAGGCGGCGGAGGGGCCGCTGAAAGGCATCCTCGGCTATTCGGAAAAACCGCTTGTTTCGAGCGACTACAACGGCAATCCGCACTCGTCGGTGATCGACTCCCTGTCGACGATGGTGATCGATGGCACGATGGTGAAAGTGGTGTCCTGGTACGACAACGAATGGGGCTACTCGAACCGGGTGGTCGATCTGATCGACTATATCGCGAAACGATCGTTCTAA
- a CDS encoding HPr family phosphocarrier protein yields MAEKTVTVNLRAGLHARPAALFVQQANKFTSEIFVEKAGKTVNAKSIMGIMSLAISKGSEITIKAEGSDAERAVETLAEMVSRED; encoded by the coding sequence ATGGCCGAAAAAACTGTAACCGTCAACCTGCGCGCGGGATTGCATGCCCGCCCGGCTGCTCTGTTCGTCCAACAGGCAAACAAATTTACCAGCGAGATTTTCGTTGAGAAGGCCGGCAAAACCGTCAACGCGAAAAGCATCATGGGGATCATGTCGCTGGCCATCTCGAAAGGCTCCGAGATCACAATCAAAGCCGAAGGGTCGGACGCCGAACGGGCCGTCGAAACGTTGGCCGAGATGGTGTCGCGGGAAGACTAG
- a CDS encoding peroxiredoxin: MPLVGQKAPDFKMLTTKNLEKLDHVATLEDYKGKWLVLFFWPMDFTFVCPTEITAISDRAQEFFDLGAEILGVSVDSVYVHRAWIQTPRDKGGIGEVNYPLASDITKEVSRAYDVLIEEKGVALRGLFIIDPEGIIRYQVVHDLNVGRSVDETLRVLEALQAGGLCPADWKPGQKTL, from the coding sequence ATGCCGTTGGTTGGCCAAAAAGCGCCTGATTTTAAAATGCTGACGACGAAAAATCTGGAAAAACTCGATCACGTCGCAACGCTGGAAGATTACAAAGGAAAATGGCTCGTCCTGTTCTTCTGGCCGATGGACTTTACGTTCGTATGTCCGACCGAGATCACCGCGATCAGCGATCGCGCGCAAGAGTTCTTCGACCTCGGTGCCGAAATCCTCGGTGTATCGGTGGACAGCGTATATGTACACCGCGCGTGGATTCAAACACCCCGTGACAAGGGAGGAATTGGAGAAGTGAACTACCCGTTGGCGTCCGACATCACGAAAGAAGTGTCGCGCGCCTACGACGTGCTGATTGAAGAAAAAGGGGTCGCCCTGCGCGGGCTGTTCATCATCGACCCGGAAGGCATCATCCGCTACCAGGTGGTGCATGACCTGAACGTGGGCCGCAGCGTAGACGAAACGCTGCGCGTGCTGGAAGCGCTGCAAGCAGGGGGGCTCTGCCCGGCCGACTGGAAACCGGGTCAAAAAACGCTCTAA
- the thiD gene encoding bifunctional hydroxymethylpyrimidine kinase/phosphomethylpyrimidine kinase, whose amino-acid sequence MTIARALTIAGSDSGGGAGIQADLKTFTVLGVFGMSAITAITAQNTLGVHGIYNLPLEAIGKQIDAVVTDLGVDAAKTGMLSQASIIELVAEKIRQYSIRNLVVDPVMVAKGGTRLLEESAQHALIRYLLPLAQVVTPNLPEAEVLTGREIRTVDDMREAARRIREFGVGTVVVKGGHLEADAIDVVYDGETFEELRSPRIHTRHTHGTGCTFSAAVTAELAKGKSVMEAVRAAKEFITCAIADSLELGGGHGPTNHWAYGKKFHT is encoded by the coding sequence ATGACAATTGCACGGGCTTTAACGATCGCCGGTTCGGATAGCGGGGGCGGAGCGGGCATTCAGGCTGACCTGAAGACGTTTACGGTGCTCGGCGTTTTTGGAATGTCTGCCATCACCGCGATTACGGCGCAAAATACGCTTGGTGTACACGGGATCTACAATCTGCCGCTGGAAGCGATCGGGAAACAAATTGACGCGGTGGTGACCGATCTCGGGGTGGATGCGGCAAAGACGGGCATGTTGTCGCAGGCGTCGATCATCGAGCTTGTGGCGGAAAAAATTCGGCAGTACTCGATTCGCAATCTGGTGGTCGATCCGGTCATGGTGGCCAAGGGAGGCACCCGGCTGTTGGAGGAGTCGGCGCAACATGCGCTGATCCGCTACCTGCTGCCGCTGGCGCAAGTGGTCACTCCGAATCTGCCGGAGGCGGAAGTGCTGACCGGCCGTGAGATCCGCACGGTTGACGACATGCGGGAAGCGGCCAGGCGGATTCGGGAGTTTGGTGTGGGCACGGTGGTCGTCAAAGGCGGCCATCTGGAAGCGGATGCGATCGACGTTGTCTATGACGGGGAAACATTCGAGGAACTGCGTTCGCCAAGGATTCACACGCGGCATACGCACGGTACCGGCTGCACGTTTTCGGCCGCGGTAACAGCCGAATTGGCGAAAGGCAAGAGCGTGATGGAGGCGGTTCGGGCGGCAAAAGAGTTTATCACATGCGCGATTGCCGATTCGCTCGAACTCGGGGGCGGGCACGGACCGACCAACCACTGGGCATATGGAAAAAAGTTCCATACATAA
- the whiA gene encoding DNA-binding protein WhiA: MSFASTTKKELTQLESRPCCQLAELSAMVRLNGKIVESDGRPILDIATENAAIARRMYTLTRKLFGVHAEVLVRKKMRLKKNNVYMVRVPFRVQEILQQLKIAEIGVQYKQSIDPELIRKTCCKRAYLRGAFLAAGSVNDPESNSYHLEIAVDGEPFAQSLLQLLNEFELNAKLIERKKLFVVYLKEGDKIIEFLNIIGAHQALLHFEDVRILKGMRNQVNRLVNCETANLNKTIHAAVRQVENIRLVEQMIGLENLPPHLKEVAELRLKYPEINLKELGAMLPGNVSKSGVNHRLRKLEEMAEKLKEGFAWPKKL; the protein is encoded by the coding sequence ATGTCGTTCGCATCCACAACCAAGAAGGAATTGACACAACTGGAGAGTAGGCCTTGCTGCCAACTGGCCGAACTGTCCGCCATGGTCCGCCTGAACGGCAAAATCGTTGAGTCGGACGGGCGGCCGATCCTTGATATCGCAACAGAGAACGCGGCGATCGCCCGCCGGATGTACACGCTGACACGGAAGCTGTTCGGCGTGCATGCCGAAGTGCTGGTGCGCAAGAAAATGCGCCTGAAGAAAAATAATGTATATATGGTGCGCGTGCCGTTTCGGGTGCAGGAAATCCTGCAACAATTGAAAATCGCCGAAATCGGTGTACAATATAAGCAAAGCATCGATCCGGAGTTGATTCGAAAAACTTGTTGCAAACGCGCTTACCTGCGGGGAGCGTTTTTGGCGGCCGGTTCGGTCAACGACCCGGAAAGCAATTCGTACCATCTGGAGATTGCGGTCGACGGCGAACCGTTCGCCCAATCTCTGCTGCAGCTTCTCAACGAGTTTGAACTGAACGCGAAGCTGATCGAGCGCAAAAAGCTGTTTGTGGTCTACCTGAAAGAAGGGGACAAAATTATTGAATTCTTAAACATCATTGGAGCTCACCAGGCGCTTCTCCATTTTGAGGATGTGCGCATTTTGAAGGGCATGCGCAATCAGGTCAACCGGCTGGTGAATTGCGAAACAGCCAATCTGAACAAGACGATTCACGCCGCTGTACGACAGGTTGAAAACATCCGACTGGTGGAACAGATGATCGGGCTGGAAAATTTGCCGCCCCATTTGAAGGAAGTGGCCGAGCTTCGGTTGAAATATCCCGAAATCAACCTGAAGGAGCTGGGTGCGATGCTGCCCGGCAACGTGTCAAAATCGGGAGTCAACCACAGATTGCGCAAGCTGGAGGAAATGGCTGAGAAACTGAAGGAGGGGTTCGCATGGCCGAAAAAACTGTAA
- a CDS encoding phosphoglycerate kinase, which translates to MNKKTVRDIDVRGKRVFVRVDFNVPLEDGNITDDTRIQAALPTIRYLIDQGAKVILASHLGRPKGEVNPKYSLDPVAVRLSELLGRTVEKTSGCVGPQVKERISLMQDGDVLLLENVRFHKGEEKNDPELARQFAELADIYVNDAFGAAHRAHASTAGIAEHLPAVAGFLMEKEITVMGNALANPERPFTAIIGGAKVSDKIAVIENLLTKVDRLIIGGGMANTFLAGLGYQLGKSLVETDKIGQAKELVDRAKERGVDLLLPVDLVVASAFAANAEHRAVELNEVPAGWMALDIGPKTIARYQDAIRSSKTVIWNGPMGVFEFEAFAKGTNEVAKAVAEVHGTTIVGGGDSVAAVEKSGLADRMTHISTGGGASLEFLEGKILPGVAALNDK; encoded by the coding sequence ATGAACAAGAAAACGGTTCGCGACATCGATGTCCGAGGAAAACGCGTGTTTGTGCGGGTGGATTTCAACGTGCCGCTGGAAGACGGAAACATCACCGACGACACGCGGATCCAGGCGGCGCTGCCGACGATTCGCTATCTGATCGATCAGGGGGCGAAGGTGATTCTGGCGAGCCACCTGGGCCGGCCGAAAGGCGAAGTGAATCCGAAATACAGCCTGGATCCGGTCGCGGTTCGGTTATCGGAACTGCTGGGCCGCACTGTGGAAAAAACGAGCGGCTGCGTCGGACCGCAGGTGAAGGAGCGCATCTCGCTGATGCAGGACGGCGATGTGCTGCTGCTCGAGAATGTGCGTTTCCACAAAGGGGAGGAGAAAAACGACCCGGAGCTGGCTCGGCAGTTTGCGGAACTGGCTGACATTTACGTCAATGACGCATTTGGGGCGGCCCACCGCGCGCATGCGTCGACCGCCGGGATTGCCGAGCACCTGCCGGCTGTCGCCGGATTTTTGATGGAGAAAGAGATCACAGTGATGGGCAACGCGTTGGCCAATCCGGAGCGGCCGTTTACCGCGATTATCGGCGGTGCCAAGGTGAGCGACAAAATCGCGGTGATCGAAAATCTGCTGACCAAAGTTGACCGGTTGATCATCGGCGGCGGCATGGCCAACACGTTCCTGGCGGGGCTTGGCTATCAACTGGGCAAGTCGCTGGTGGAAACGGACAAAATCGGGCAGGCGAAGGAACTGGTCGACCGGGCGAAAGAAAGGGGAGTCGACCTGCTGCTGCCGGTTGACCTGGTGGTGGCGTCCGCGTTTGCGGCGAACGCCGAACATCGCGCGGTTGAATTGAACGAAGTGCCGGCCGGCTGGATGGCGCTCGATATCGGGCCGAAAACAATCGCCAGGTACCAGGACGCGATCCGCTCTTCGAAGACGGTGATCTGGAACGGTCCGATGGGCGTGTTCGAATTTGAAGCGTTCGCCAAGGGGACGAACGAAGTGGCGAAAGCGGTGGCAGAGGTGCACGGCACGACGATCGTCGGCGGCGGCGATTCGGTGGCGGCGGTGGAAAAAAGCGGTTTGGCCGACCGGATGACGCATATTTCGACCGGCGGCGGGGCATCGCTCGAGTTTCTCGAAGGCAAAATCCTGCCGGGTGTGGCCGCCCTCAATGACAAGTAA
- the rpoN gene encoding RNA polymerase factor sigma-54 has translation MRMGYGLWQEQTQKLVMTPELRQAISVLQFSAQELVEFLQAEAAQNPVMELEAPDWLQVARELRDNKLRKSVREPNEFPIESVVRTNQSLEEYLRRQLNLIRVAEPERQLAAFIIGNLDSNGYLRLPLDELAKMRKCSKEQAEAALRLVQSLEPTGVGARTLEECLLLQAAEIPDVSPVVLDIIRHHLPDVAQGRVSKIASALGITTKQTQEAIDFIRTLDPKPGRWYTNEPPAYIIPDVIVERVAGDYVVVVNDRSVPRLHINDFYRKVLEQKEDGVSRETKEYITGKLNSALWLLKSIEQRRQTLYKVTEAIVELQKEFFEHGVRKLKPLTLKQIAEKIGLHESTVSRATTGKYVQTPRGVFELKYFFDSGVATAAGEGASAESIKQKIKSLIGQEDPTQPLSDQKISELLQAEGIQISRRTVAKYREETGIPSSMQRKRY, from the coding sequence ATGCGAATGGGATATGGGTTGTGGCAGGAGCAGACGCAGAAACTTGTAATGACGCCCGAGTTGCGGCAGGCGATCAGCGTGCTACAATTTTCGGCGCAGGAACTGGTGGAGTTTTTGCAAGCGGAAGCAGCACAAAATCCGGTCATGGAGCTGGAAGCGCCCGACTGGCTGCAAGTGGCACGGGAGCTTCGCGATAACAAACTGCGCAAAAGCGTGCGTGAGCCGAACGAATTTCCGATCGAATCGGTGGTTCGAACCAACCAGTCGTTGGAGGAGTATTTGCGGCGCCAGTTGAATCTCATCCGGGTGGCTGAACCGGAGAGGCAGTTGGCCGCTTTTATCATCGGCAATCTCGATTCAAACGGGTATCTGCGATTGCCGCTCGACGAGCTTGCAAAAATGCGCAAATGCAGTAAGGAACAGGCGGAAGCGGCGCTGCGGCTGGTGCAATCGCTGGAGCCGACCGGAGTCGGCGCCCGCACGCTGGAAGAATGCCTGTTGTTGCAGGCGGCTGAAATCCCCGATGTGAGTCCGGTGGTGCTGGACATCATCCGGCATCACCTGCCGGATGTGGCCCAAGGGCGAGTGAGCAAGATCGCGTCTGCGCTCGGTATTACGACCAAACAGACGCAGGAAGCGATCGATTTCATCCGGACGCTGGATCCGAAGCCGGGGCGCTGGTACACAAACGAGCCGCCGGCGTATATCATCCCGGACGTGATCGTCGAGCGGGTGGCGGGCGACTATGTCGTGGTTGTCAACGATCGATCGGTGCCGCGTCTGCACATCAACGATTTTTACCGCAAGGTGCTGGAGCAAAAAGAAGACGGCGTGTCGCGTGAGACAAAAGAGTATATCACCGGCAAGCTGAACTCCGCTCTCTGGCTGTTGAAAAGCATCGAGCAGCGCCGCCAGACGTTGTACAAAGTGACGGAAGCGATCGTTGAGCTGCAAAAAGAATTTTTCGAGCATGGCGTACGCAAGCTAAAACCCCTGACGTTAAAACAGATCGCCGAGAAAATCGGCCTGCATGAGTCGACCGTGTCCCGCGCAACGACCGGCAAATATGTACAGACCCCGAGAGGCGTGTTCGAACTGAAATATTTCTTTGACTCGGGTGTCGCCACAGCAGCGGGAGAAGGGGCGTCAGCCGAAAGCATCAAACAGAAAATCAAGTCGCTAATCGGGCAAGAAGATCCGACCCAACCGCTGAGCGACCAGAAAATCAGCGAACTGCTGCAGGCCGAAGGGATTCAGATTTCGCGCCGCACCGTGGCGAAGTACCGGGAAGAGACCGGCATTCCGTCATCGATGCAGCGGAAGCGATACTAG
- the comER gene encoding late competence protein ComER, with amino-acid sequence MRIGFVGTGSMGGMLVRAFVRSHLPNLQVMACNRTASKLEQLVAQYPKVRKLDSASSLAKSCDFLFLCVKPGDVQAVLDDIGPHLSSGQFLVSINSAWSLASLESATPCKVIKIIPSITQEALSGAMLTMYGSRLTSQDREQFETICRSIACPVVIQEEDTRICSDLASCGPAFFAWLLQSFAEAAVRQGGISEEQADHLVKQMIYGLGKLLVEEQYDFAQVVSRVSVPGGITEEGLKVLQPAVQGVFDKLLIATRQKQEHHGKPH; translated from the coding sequence TTGCGTATCGGATTCGTCGGCACCGGAAGCATGGGAGGAATGCTGGTCAGGGCGTTCGTCCGTTCCCACTTGCCAAACCTGCAGGTCATGGCCTGCAATCGCACTGCTTCCAAACTCGAACAACTCGTCGCCCAATATCCCAAAGTCCGCAAACTGGACAGTGCCTCCTCGTTGGCAAAATCGTGCGATTTTCTCTTCCTTTGCGTGAAGCCGGGAGATGTGCAGGCTGTGCTGGACGACATCGGCCCACACCTGTCGTCCGGCCAATTTTTGGTGTCGATCAATTCCGCCTGGTCGCTCGCCTCACTGGAGTCTGCGACGCCGTGCAAAGTGATCAAAATCATTCCCTCGATCACCCAGGAAGCTCTGTCCGGGGCGATGCTGACGATGTACGGATCGCGTCTGACATCGCAGGATCGGGAGCAGTTTGAGACGATCTGTCGGTCGATCGCTTGTCCGGTCGTCATACAAGAGGAAGACACCCGGATCTGTTCGGATCTTGCAAGCTGCGGCCCGGCATTCTTTGCATGGCTGTTGCAGTCGTTTGCTGAAGCGGCGGTCCGCCAGGGGGGAATTTCGGAAGAGCAGGCCGATCATCTGGTCAAGCAAATGATCTACGGACTGGGGAAACTTTTGGTGGAGGAACAGTACGATTTTGCGCAAGTCGTCTCGCGCGTATCCGTTCCCGGCGGCATCACCGAGGAAGGGTTGAAAGTGCTGCAGCCGGCCGTGCAAGGCGTGTTTGACAAGCTGCTGATCGCCACCAGACAAAAACAGGAACATCACGGAAAACCGCATTGA
- a CDS encoding gluconeogenesis factor YvcK family protein, producing MVKKWWLLAWTLCVFGLGLITAGAGLHSVTGQSSVVGLACLLVGSGLLALGWWRDEQIGRKEMLAKLGRRKLVVIGGGTGQSVLLRGLKEYDVEITAVVTVADDGGSSGRLRSDFDMPPPGDIRNCLVALADTEPLMERLWQHRFKSGEGLAGHSFGNLFIAAMADVTGDFETAIRETSRVLAVRGRVLPAVNRAVILKAHMTDGTVVTGESRIPTVGKKIRRVEIDPPDISPLPEVIQALQEADAIIVGPGSLYTSILPNLLVPGIADEIRRSKAKKIYVCNVMTQPGETDNYTASQHVKAIYDHVGPGLFEYVLVNSAPIPPAVIEQYREQKAAPVVADTWNLQQMGLNVIARNFLHYAIYARHDARRISEQILSILARDLKKRQTSFQEARHVVRIHNQEGIDTTGE from the coding sequence ATGGTCAAAAAATGGTGGTTGCTCGCCTGGACACTGTGCGTGTTCGGGCTAGGCCTGATCACGGCGGGGGCGGGTCTGCATTCGGTAACCGGACAATCATCCGTCGTCGGACTGGCGTGTCTCTTGGTGGGGTCTGGCCTGCTGGCGCTTGGCTGGTGGCGGGACGAGCAAATCGGGCGCAAGGAAATGCTGGCCAAACTGGGCCGCCGCAAGCTGGTCGTGATCGGCGGCGGCACGGGACAGTCGGTTCTGCTGCGGGGTCTCAAAGAATACGATGTAGAGATTACGGCGGTTGTCACCGTGGCGGATGACGGCGGATCGTCCGGACGGCTGCGGTCCGATTTTGACATGCCACCGCCGGGCGACATCCGCAACTGTCTGGTTGCTTTGGCTGATACGGAACCGTTGATGGAACGGCTCTGGCAGCACCGCTTCAAGTCAGGCGAAGGACTGGCCGGGCACAGTTTCGGCAACCTGTTTATCGCAGCCATGGCTGACGTCACCGGTGACTTTGAAACGGCGATTCGCGAGACATCGCGGGTGCTTGCCGTCCGCGGACGGGTTCTGCCGGCCGTCAACCGGGCGGTGATCCTGAAAGCGCATATGACGGACGGAACGGTCGTCACGGGGGAGTCGCGGATTCCCACCGTCGGCAAGAAAATTCGCCGCGTCGAGATCGATCCGCCGGACATCAGCCCGCTGCCGGAAGTCATCCAGGCTTTGCAGGAAGCGGACGCGATCATTGTCGGACCGGGCAGCCTCTACACCAGCATCCTGCCGAACCTGTTGGTGCCTGGCATTGCTGACGAGATCCGCCGCTCGAAAGCGAAAAAAATCTACGTCTGCAACGTGATGACGCAACCGGGGGAAACGGACAATTACACCGCTTCCCAACACGTGAAAGCGATCTATGATCATGTCGGGCCGGGTCTGTTTGAGTACGTGCTGGTCAATTCCGCGCCGATCCCGCCCGCCGTCATCGAGCAGTACCGGGAACAGAAGGCGGCGCCCGTCGTAGCGGATACGTGGAATTTGCAACAAATGGGGCTGAACGTGATCGCCCGCAACTTCCTCCATTATGCGATCTACGCGAGACACGACGCCAGACGGATCAGCGAACAGATTTTGTCGATCCTGGCGCGGGATTTGAAGAAGCGACAAACCAGTTTCCAGGAGGCCCGCCATGTCGTTCGCATCCACAACCAAGAAGGAATTGACACAACTGGAGAGTAG
- a CDS encoding sugar-binding transcriptional regulator, which translates to MKQLSTKELIQIQQKLVPDLLQEMKRRYRILQQINLTQPIGRRSLAQSLTTTERILRGEVEFLKDQGLILTETIGMRLTDAGRQLLHSLDEVIRELEGFRELEERLSKLLDIPRVLIVPGDSQQDPLVKREMGYLAARLIKEQLTEGVLAVTGGTTIAAVAEMMPKAQASRPVEVLPARGGVGENVEIQANTIAALFAGKLGGTYRMLHVPDNLSEEAYHTLLEEPHTQEYLRRIHNTRMLVHGIGQAITMAKRRGASSEILALLEREQAMGEALGYYFDANGRIVYAMNTIGLRMNDLERVQTIIAVAGGADKAAAILSVARGSRQDVLVTDEACTEAILAHV; encoded by the coding sequence GTGAAACAACTCTCCACCAAAGAGCTGATCCAAATCCAGCAAAAACTGGTCCCCGACCTGCTGCAGGAAATGAAGCGGCGCTACCGGATTTTGCAGCAGATCAACCTGACGCAGCCGATCGGCCGGCGTAGTCTGGCACAGAGTCTGACCACGACCGAGCGGATTTTGCGCGGGGAAGTCGAATTCTTGAAAGACCAGGGATTGATCTTGACGGAAACGATCGGGATGCGCCTGACAGATGCGGGAAGGCAGTTGCTGCACAGCCTGGATGAAGTGATCAGGGAACTCGAAGGGTTTCGCGAACTGGAAGAACGATTGTCCAAGCTGCTCGACATTCCGCGAGTCCTGATCGTTCCCGGCGATTCTCAACAGGATCCGTTGGTGAAGCGGGAGATGGGCTACCTGGCCGCCCGGTTGATCAAGGAGCAGCTCACCGAAGGTGTGCTTGCGGTTACTGGCGGCACCACGATCGCTGCGGTGGCGGAAATGATGCCGAAAGCGCAGGCGTCCCGGCCAGTCGAAGTGCTGCCCGCGCGCGGCGGCGTTGGCGAGAACGTAGAAATCCAGGCCAACACGATCGCGGCCCTGTTCGCCGGCAAGCTGGGCGGTACGTACCGGATGCTGCACGTACCTGACAACCTGTCTGAGGAAGCGTACCACACTTTACTGGAAGAGCCACATACGCAGGAGTACCTGCGGCGCATCCATAACACCCGGATGCTGGTTCACGGAATCGGGCAAGCTATCACCATGGCAAAAAGGCGCGGGGCATCGTCGGAGATTCTGGCTTTGCTGGAACGGGAACAAGCGATGGGGGAAGCGCTCGGCTATTATTTTGACGCCAACGGACGCATCGTCTACGCGATGAACACAATCGGGCTGCGGATGAACGATTTGGAGCGGGTGCAGACGATCATCGCTGTCGCCGGGGGAGCTGACAAAGCGGCGGCGATCCTGTCGGTTGCTCGCGGCAGCAGGCAAGATGTGCTGGTAACGGATGAAGCTTGTACGGAAGCGATTTTGGCGCATGTTTGA